In the genome of Streptomyces sp. SAI-127, the window TCGTTCCGGGTATCGAGCGGCAGGGCCTCGGCCGCTACCGGCACTACCGCAGCGCCGCCCGGGACGGTGACCCGCGCGTCCCCGGCTGCATCGTGATCGTCGACATCGAGTTCGACGGACCCGACCCCGACCGGCAGCGGGCCTGGGTCGACTCCGTCCTCGACGCCCTGGAGAACGAGCCGAATCCGCACCCCGGCGGTATCAGCGCCCACTTCCACCTCAGTGCCGACGGCACCCGCGTCCTCAACTACGCCGAGTGGGAGAGCGCCCAGGCCCATCTCGACGCGCTCACCGCGCCGGGGGAGGGGATCGGCTCGGCCTCACAGCGCTGGGAGCGCGTGCAGACCTGGCCGGGGCTGAAGAGCACCACGGTCAGCAGGTACGACCACGCTCTCGGGCTGATTCCCGGCTAGGGGCCCCCACCGAACACTCGAACCGTCTGGACAAAAAAAGTGTTCGGTGAGACGGTGGACCCATGCTGGACGTC includes:
- a CDS encoding antibiotic biosynthesis monooxygenase; the protein is MTRRTDTHPDLTDPRAGAPFFSHWRVGTPLRQRQTVEAVAAAWERRPWPADDLLGYHLYRGHDTATLMHFSQWASEQAYEAFAKTHRQERVDEIDTVVPGIERQGLGRYRHYRSAARDGDPRVPGCIVIVDIEFDGPDPDRQRAWVDSVLDALENEPNPHPGGISAHFHLSADGTRVLNYAEWESAQAHLDALTAPGEGIGSASQRWERVQTWPGLKSTTVSRYDHALGLIPG